One window of Quercus robur chromosome 5, dhQueRobu3.1, whole genome shotgun sequence genomic DNA carries:
- the LOC126728635 gene encoding alcohol dehydrogenase class-P-like, whose translation MIKDRAKNFGVTEFVNPKDHDKPVQQVIAEMTDGGVDRAVECTGSYQAMISAFECVHDGWGLAVLVGVPSKDDAFKTHPMNFLNERTVKGTIFGNYRPRTDIPARVEKYMNKELELDKFITHSVPFSEINKAFDYMLKGESLRCVIRMGA comes from the exons atgataaaagATAGGG CCAAAAATTTTGGTGTTACTGAGTTTGTGAATCCAAAAGATCATGACAAGCCAGTTCAACAG GTGATTGCTGAGATGACTGATGGAGGAGTAGATCGGGCTGTTGAATGTACTGGAAGCTACCAGGCCATGATCTCAGCATTTGAATGTGTTCATGAT GGTTGGGGTCTTGCAGTACTTGTTGGAGTGCCAAGTAAAGATGACGCATTCAAGACTCATCCTATGAATTTTTTGAATGAGAGGACAGTTAAGGGTACCATTTTTGGCAATTACAGGCCTCGCACTGATATTCCTGCTCGGGTGGAAAAGTACATGAACAAG GAATTGGAACTGGATAAATTTATCACTCACTCAGTCCCTTTCTCGGAGATCAACAAAGCGTTTGATTACATGTTAAAAGGGGAGTCTCTCCGATGTGTTATCCGCATGGGAGCTTAA